In Oncorhynchus keta strain PuntledgeMale-10-30-2019 chromosome 19, Oket_V2, whole genome shotgun sequence, a single genomic region encodes these proteins:
- the LOC118397823 gene encoding 5-hydroxytryptamine receptor 1D-like: MERASQLKPMSFIYGEFWNMSTNDTNVNLTTRGEEKDNLTFQAGLAVTLSLITFATTLSNAFVIATIYQSRKLHTPANLLIASLALTDLLVSVLVMPISALYTVSQTWTLGQVMCDIWLSSDITCCTASILHLCIIALDRYWAITDAVEYTKKRTSARAAGMIATAWVIAISISLPPFFWRQVKAEEVTTCNVNTDHIFYTIYSTFGAFYIPTLLLIALYGRIYVEARKRILKQSSNNKPGKRLTSAHLITNSPGTNSVASTVSLNYGTNEASSCEANSLPANVNYVKVTVSDALLEKKRISAARERKATKTLGIILGAYIICWLPFFIYTLVVSVCASCFYPELFDIFTWLGYLNSLINPIIYTMSNEDFKKAFHKLIRFRYCRS; this comes from the coding sequence ATGGAGCGCGCCAGTCAGTTGAAGCCAATGTCTTTTATTTATGGAGAGTTCTGGAATATGTCAACCAATGATACCAATGTCAATTTAACGACacgaggagaggagaaggataaTTTGACTTTTCAAGCTGGTTTAGCAGTTACATTATCCCTAATAACTTTTGCAACAACATTATCAAATGCATTTGTTATTGCTACTATTTATCAATCCAGAAAACTGCATACGCCTGCAAACTTACTGATAGCATCGCTCGCCCTGACAGACCTTCTGGTGTCCGTATTGGTGATGCCAATCAGCGCGCTATACACGGTGAGTCAAACATGGACTTTGGGCCAAGTTATGTGCGACATATGGTTGTCTTCAGACATAACGTGTTGTACCGCATCCATTCTTCATCTGTGTATAATTGCGCTGGACCGTTACTGGGCAATAACAGACGCGGTTGAGTACACCAAGAAGCGCACATCAGCGCGCGCCGCGGGGATGATCGCCACTGCCTGGGTGATTGCCATCTCTATCTCACTACCGCCCTTCTTCTGGCGTCAGGTGAAAGCGGAGGAAGTTACCACTTGCAATGTGAACACTGATCACATTTTCTACACAATTTATTCCACTTTTGGAGCCTTCTATATTCCCACGCTGTTACTCATAGCCCTTTACGGTAGGATCTACGTGGAAGCCCGAAAGAGGATCTTGAAACAGTCGTCTAATAATAAACCGGGGAAAAGACTCACCTCTGCCCATTTGATAACAAACTCGCCAGGTACAAACTCTGTGGCATCAACAGTCTCTCTAAATTACGGGACGAACGAAGCCTCTTCTTGTGAAGCTAATAGCTTACCTGCCAATGTGAACTATGTGAAAGTCACTGTATCCGACGCGCTCCTGGAGAAGAAGAGGATCTCAGCTGCCAGGGAAAGAAAGGCGACTAAAACTTTAGGGATCATTCTTGGAGCTTACATCATATGCTGGCTACCGTTTTTCATTTACACCTTAGTGGTTTCAGTCTGTGCGTCATGTTTCTATCCAGAATTATTTGACATATTTACTTGGTTGGGTTACCTTAACTCTTTAATAAACCCCATCATATACACCATGTCCAATGaggatttcaaaaaggctttccaCAAACTAATACGCTTCAGATATTGCAGGTCCTGA